Proteins from a genomic interval of Micromonospora sp. NBC_00389:
- a CDS encoding response regulator transcription factor, which produces MTVEPPHRGLVLVVEDEPAIADLVRLYLTRDGFGVHLERDGEGGLSAARRLRPVACVLDIALPGLPGTEVCRRLREAGDWTPVIFLTARDDEVDRIVGLELGADDYVTKPFSPRELVARVRAVLRRSAGGPEGADRPRVVGPVTLDPARRTVTAAGAPVQLTSTEFDLLAHLMARPGRVFTREELLAGVWGYAAHAGTRTVDVHVAQVRAKLGPASVIRTHRGVGYAVDA; this is translated from the coding sequence GTGACCGTCGAACCGCCGCACCGCGGGCTCGTCCTCGTGGTGGAGGACGAGCCGGCCATCGCTGACCTGGTCCGGCTCTACCTGACCCGCGACGGGTTCGGCGTCCACCTGGAGCGGGACGGCGAGGGCGGCCTGAGCGCCGCCCGCCGGCTGCGCCCGGTGGCCTGCGTCCTGGACATCGCCCTGCCCGGCCTGCCGGGCACCGAGGTCTGCCGCCGGTTGCGCGAGGCCGGCGACTGGACTCCGGTCATCTTCCTCACCGCACGGGACGACGAGGTGGACCGGATCGTCGGCCTGGAGTTGGGCGCCGACGACTACGTCACCAAGCCGTTCAGTCCGCGGGAGTTGGTCGCCCGGGTGCGCGCGGTGCTGCGCCGCTCGGCCGGCGGCCCGGAGGGGGCGGACCGGCCGCGCGTCGTCGGCCCGGTGACCCTCGACCCGGCCCGCCGGACGGTCACCGCCGCGGGTGCCCCGGTGCAGCTCACCTCCACCGAGTTCGACCTGCTGGCTCATCTGATGGCCCGGCCCGGCCGGGTCTTCACCCGGGAGGAGTTGCTGGCCGGGGTATGGGGGTACGCCGCGCACGCCGGCACCCGCACCGTCGACGTGCACGTCGCGCAGGTACGGGCGAAGCTCGGCCCGGCCAGCGTGATCCGGACCCACCGGGGAGTGGGGTACGCGGTCGATGCCTGA
- a CDS encoding DUF1906 domain-containing protein, which translates to MTISLPRFGPPRGTHRVLAVLAVVVLAVGAALTGTARPARAAAVYDGPQPGTFTGLGFDTCAAPSNAAMKAWLQSPYRAVGIYIGGVNRGCAQPNLTPGWVATQQAAGWRIFPLYVGLQAPCSTYQRKIDPARAALQGREAADDAVRNARSLGLSLGSTITLDMERYPAGNAACTEAVNSFVSAWTTRLHEQKFYSGFYTNVASAGLPDQVAAYQRPGHARPDMIDFARWDGVQTVSDSALPASYWMPGQRMKQYQGDHHETWGGVRINIDSNYLDLRQPPRLQPSWSRSRLFRELPRILQRLSTRPPTR; encoded by the coding sequence GTGACCATCAGCCTTCCTCGGTTCGGCCCGCCTCGTGGCACCCACCGTGTTCTCGCCGTGCTGGCGGTCGTGGTGCTCGCCGTGGGTGCCGCGCTGACCGGCACCGCTCGACCGGCGCGGGCCGCTGCCGTCTACGACGGGCCACAGCCGGGGACCTTCACCGGGCTGGGCTTTGACACCTGCGCCGCCCCGTCGAACGCGGCCATGAAGGCGTGGCTGCAGTCGCCGTACCGAGCGGTCGGCATCTACATCGGCGGCGTCAACCGGGGCTGTGCCCAGCCCAACCTGACCCCGGGTTGGGTGGCGACCCAGCAGGCGGCGGGCTGGCGGATCTTCCCGCTCTACGTCGGCCTGCAGGCACCCTGCTCGACGTACCAGCGGAAGATCGATCCGGCGCGGGCTGCGCTTCAGGGCCGTGAGGCGGCTGACGACGCTGTCCGCAACGCCCGCAGCCTCGGTCTGTCCCTTGGCAGCACGATCACGCTCGACATGGAGCGCTACCCGGCCGGGAACGCCGCCTGCACCGAGGCGGTCAACTCCTTCGTGAGCGCGTGGACCACCCGGCTGCACGAGCAGAAGTTCTACTCCGGCTTCTACACGAATGTCGCCTCGGCGGGGTTGCCGGATCAGGTTGCGGCTTACCAGCGGCCGGGGCACGCCCGCCCTGACATGATCGACTTTGCCCGCTGGGACGGCGTCCAGACGGTGTCGGACAGCGCGCTGCCGGCGTCGTACTGGATGCCCGGCCAGCGGATGAAGCAGTACCAGGGCGACCACCACGAGACCTGGGGCGGGGTGCGGATCAACATCGACAGCAACTACCTCGATCTCCGGCAGCCGCCCCGGCTCCAGCCGAGTTGGTCGCGGTCGAGGCTTTTCCGAGAGCTGCCCAGGATTCTCCAACGGCTCAGCACGCGGCCGCCGACCCGCTGA